The DNA window TGTCTTTTTTTTCAACTTCAGGATAATAATCATTGTCTTTCAGATAGCTGACAACATTTATTTTTGAAACTTCATTGTCGAGCAAAATTTTAAGGGCTTCATTTTCGCGAAGTTCACTCAATGCCTTTTTTGTCATTATCAGAGGTTTGGGACAAGATTGCCCTTTTGCATTTACGATTTTCATTTATACAACTTTTACGATGGAATCAAAAGAGAAATTTAGCTTGATATTAACTGATTTATTGCATCAATAGTGTAATCAATTTCCTGTTTGGTATTAAAACATCCCAAACTAAAACGTGCGGTTCCGTCAGGGAAAGTTCCATTTGTTTTGTGGGCAAGCGGTGAGCAATGTAGCCCAACGCGAATCATTATTCCAAATTCTTTGTCCAAAATGTAAGCTAAATCGCTCGATGACATAGCTTTAATATTTATAGACACAACAGGTAGTCTGTCCTCATTTGAATTGGGTCCATAGACAATTATTCTGTCATTTTTTTTCAGTTGGTCAATAAAATACGAACATAAGCCACCTACACTTTTGCGAATATTTTGCATTCCTTTTTTCTGAACAAACTGCATTCCTGCTTTCAATCCAACTATCCCAACCGTATTTTTTGTTCCTGCTTCCAAACTGTCGGGGTAAAAATCTGGCTGAATATCTTTGTTGGAATTGCTACCGGTTCCGCCATGAATTAATGGTGCGATTTCAATTTTATCCTTGAAACACAAACCGCCAATTCCGGAAGGTCCATAAAGTTTTTTATGACCCGTGAAACTTAAAATATCAATACAATCTTTTTGCATATCAATTGGCACATAACCGGCTGTTTGTGCAGCATCAACAAGGAAAATTACAGATTTTTCTTTACAAATTTTCCCAATTTTGGCAAGCGGTAAAACATTTCCAATAACATTAGAACCGTGAATTGTTGCTACTAATTTTGTGTTTTTCTGAATACTATTTTCTAATTCTTCAAGATTGATATTTCCTTTGGCATCACATTGAATAATAGTTATTTCAATGCCAATTTCTTTTTCTAAATATCGCAAAGGTCGCATCACCGAGTTATGCTCCAAAGAAGTTGTAACTACATGGTCGCCTGCTTTTAAAATTCCTTTCAAAGCAAGATTTAATCCATGAGTAGAATTTGAAGTAAAAATACTTTGCCCTGAATCTGGCACATTAAAAAACTCACTAATCAATTCGCGAGCTTCGAAAACTTCCCGACCTGCTTTCAAAGACATTTGATGACCCGACCTGCCCGGGCTTGCACCATAATTTGTTAAATAATCGGAAATTGCTTCAATCAGTGTAGGTGGTTTTGGCCATGAGGTTGCTGAATTATCAAGATATACTTTCATATTTTCGTTAGTTTTTCTTACAAAATTAAAATTATTTCAGAACCTATTTGATTTAACTATTTCTCATATTGTTCGTTTTCGTCGGGCCAGAAAAAAAACTTTACATATAAAAATCCAATCAATTCATCTAAAACTGTTCTGAAACCCCGACTTGATTTATACCAATTATATTTATCGACAGCAGCATGTGGGACAACAATATTTCCAACCTCTATTTCGGGTTCGTATGCCATTTCAAATAAATAATTGCTGCGACGCGAATGGGGTCCGAGCGACATAATATTTACCTTTTTAATTTCAGGATGGTTTTTTTGAAGATATTCTTTTGTAACCAAAGCCGATGTATAGGTTCTATTTTTATGAATTCTATTTGGGATTGGAACAACTGCCAATTTTGTGGAATCAAATCCTAAAAATATTAGCGAACGAGCAATCAAATCGGCTGAAGTTTTTATTTCCGACAGATAATATCCTTGATCGAAAGAAGTGCCCGAAGCAACAATTAATTCATAATTTCCTTCATCAAAAATTTCAATCATTTTGTGAAAGGAATAATCGGGCACATAACCTTCGGCAACAAGCACTTTGGCTTCTATTGTTTCTTCAAAAGAAAGAAAACCTATTATATTTTTCAAAAATAAAACGAACAAAGCAATCAAAAATACTAGTAGAAGTAACCATCCATAAAATGTTAAGCTCCATCTTTGGCGTTTTTTAACTAATCGAATTTTTAGCATAGATTTTTATCTCACAATAAATTTTCAAATTTTCGACAAAATAAGAATTAAACAAATATTCTCAAACTATTAATTTTTACTTCTTGTAAATCTCCAAATCTGTATATGTCAAAATACTGTTGTTTAGGTTTGAATCTATCTGTTTGGATTTTATTTGGAAATTAGAACTATTTCATTCTATTTTGAAGATTTTATGACATTTGAAATTTGAAAATATGAATTAATTTTTTTGCAGCTCAATTTTTTCATTTTCAACTAATTATTCCAAAAATATGGCACAAACAATTTTCACAATAATAATAGTAATAATAGTTTTCGATTTTGTTTTCGAACGATTTTTAGAATATCTTAATTCAACCAAACGCTCGCCAAAACTGCCAAAGGAATTGGAGGGAATTTACGATTCTGATGCATATGCAAAACAACAAAATTATGAAAAAGAAAACTCACGATTTTCGATGTTTTCAAGTACTTTTAGTTTTCTACTTATAGTTGCAGTTCTGGCTTTCGATGGCTTTGCAATTATCGATAATTTTGCCAGACAATTTACAGAAAATTCAATCTTAATTGCACTAATATTTTTTGGTATTTTAATGTTTGCCTCCGATATTCTGAGCACTCCATTTTCTATTTACGACACTTTTGTGATTGAAGAGAAATATGGATTTAACAAA is part of the Bacteroidota bacterium genome and encodes:
- a CDS encoding aminotransferase class V-fold PLP-dependent enzyme; translated protein: MKVYLDNSATSWPKPPTLIEAISDYLTNYGASPGRSGHQMSLKAGREVFEARELISEFFNVPDSGQSIFTSNSTHGLNLALKGILKAGDHVVTTSLEHNSVMRPLRYLEKEIGIEITIIQCDAKGNINLEELENSIQKNTKLVATIHGSNVIGNVLPLAKIGKICKEKSVIFLVDAAQTAGYVPIDMQKDCIDILSFTGHKKLYGPSGIGGLCFKDKIEIAPLIHGGTGSNSNKDIQPDFYPDSLEAGTKNTVGIVGLKAGMQFVQKKGMQNIRKSVGGLCSYFIDQLKKNDRIIVYGPNSNEDRLPVVSINIKAMSSSDLAYILDKEFGIMIRVGLHCSPLAHKTNGTFPDGTARFSLGCFNTKQEIDYTIDAINQLISS